In Diaphorobacter ruginosibacter, the genomic stretch CTGCATCCATCCGTCATCTGCACTGTGGATGTCGTGCTGTTGACGCTGCGCGACACACGGCTGGAGGTGTTGCTCGCGCAGCGAGACAGGGCTCCATTCGAGGGCGCCTGGGCGCTGCCCGGTGGGTTCGTGCATCCGCAGGAGGATGCCGACGCCGCAGCGAGCGCGACGCGTGTGCTCAGGGAAAAAACAGGTCTCGAGGCGCCTTATCTGGAGCAGTTGGGCACCTATTCGGGCCTGGCGCGCGACCCGCGTGGCTGGTCGATCGCGGTGGTGTACTGTGCGCTGGTGCCGCTGGAGGATCTGGAGCAGGCGCTGCATCGGCGGAGCACCACACGCCCGTCAGTGGCAAGGCTCCACGATGCGGCAAACCTGGGGCGCTTGCCGTTCGACCATGACGCCATGGTGGCGGGCGCGATAGAGCGCGTTCGCAGCAAGAGCCAATACTCCTCGCTGCCCGTCCATCTGTGCGGCGCGGAGTTCACATTGCCGCAGCTTCAGCGTACCTATGAGGCGGTGCTCGGCGAGCCGCTGAACAAGGTGAGCTTCCGGCGCAAGATGGAGGAGCTCAATGTGCTCGAGCCAGTGGAGGGGGCCATGCAGGGTGGGGCCGCGCACCGTCCCGCTCAGCTGTACAGGGTGCGAGAGGCCTATCGGCAGCGCCTGTCGATGCTGGAGCGCGGGCTGTAGCTCGGGGTGTGCTGGATGCTCTCTCCGGCAAGAAAAATGCCCGCATCGCTGCGGGCAGTTCTTTCTCGAGAGAGACGGGGGCTAGCTGACGGCGCCGATGCCCAGAATGGCCAGCACGATGAAGATCACTGCGATCACCAGGAAGATGAAGAACAGTAGCTTGGCAATGCTGGCGGCGCCTGCCGCGACGCCAGTGAAACCGAATACGCCTGCAATCAACGAGATGATGGCAAAGATGATGGCCCATTTGAGCATGAAAACCTCCAGTGGCTTGATGAGTGTCTGCGATCCATGGATCCGCCGCGAGGCGAATCTGTATAAGCAGCTTAAGCGGCACTGGAGGTAGGGGCGGTGGGTGCATGCGAACATCGCGCGTAGGCAAAGAACGACAGCGGGACGTCGGTGGCGTGGCAGTGTCACGCAAGCAAAAAAGCCAGCCACGCCGTGGTGACGGCATGTCCGGCTTCTTCGAGCAAGGACGCGGAGGAGGGGTCTCCGCGCAGTTTATTTCAGGCCTGCAGCCGCGCGAAGCGCTGCCACTTTGTCCGTGCGTTGGCTCCGGCACGGGCCTTTGGCCCTTCACATCGCAAGCGATATGAGCCTCACCGAAAGCCTGCCAAGCACGCAGGCGCGAGGCCTTACAGGCCTGCGGCTGCACGCAGTGCAGCCACCTTGTCAGTCTTTTCCCAGGTGAACTCGGGTTCTTCGCGGCCGAAGTGGCCGTAGGCTGCCGTCTTCTGGTAGATCGGGCGACGCAGGTCCAGCATCTCGATGATGCCGCGTGGGCGCAGGTCGAAGTTGGCTGCCACGATCTTGGCGATTTCCGCATCGGGAATCACGCCCGTGCCTTCGGTGTACACGGTGATGTTCATCGGGCGAGCCACGCCGATCGCATAGGCGACTTGCACCTGGCATTGGCGCGCCAGGCCTGCGGCCACCACGTTCTTTGCCACGTAGCGGGCCGCGTAGGCTGCCGAGCGGTCCACCTTCGTTGGGTCCTTGCCGGAGAAGGCGCCACCGCCATGGGGGCAGGCACCTCCGTAGGTGTCGACGATGATCTTGCGGCCGGTCAGGCCGCAGTCGCCCTGAGGGCCGCCAACCACGAAGCGGCCGGTGGGGTTGATCAGGTACTTGGTCTCCTGCAGCCACTCCTTGGGCAGCACGGGTTTGATGATTTCCTCGATGATGGCTTCGGTGAAGCTGGCCTTCATCTTGGTGGCCGATTCCGACTGGTCGGGGCTGTGCTGGGTGGACAGCACGACGGTGTCGATGCTGTGGGGCTTGCCGTCCACATAGCGCATCGTGACCTGGCTCTTGGCGTCGGGGCGCAGGAACGGCAGGCGGCCGTCCTTGCGCAGTTGCGCCTGGCGCTCGACGAGGCGGTGCGCGTAGTAGATCGGCGCGGGCATGAGCTCCGGCGTTTCGTCGCAGGCGTAGCCGAACATCAGGCCCTGGTCACCGGCGCCGATGTTGAGCTGGTCGTCGCTCGCGGCGTCCACGCCCTGGGCGATGTCCTGGCTCTGCTTGTCGTATGCCACGAGCACGGCGCAGCCCTTGTAGTCGATGCCGTATTCGGTGTTGTCGTAGCCGATGCGCTTGATGGTGTCGCGGGCCACCTGGATGTAGTCCACGTTGGCGCCGGTGGTGATTTCACCAGCCAATACCACCAGACCGGTGTTGGTCAGTGTCTCGGCTGCCACGCGGCTGTGGGGGTCTTGCGCGAAAATAGCGTCAAGAATCGCATCGGAGATCTGGTCCGCCACCTTGTCGGGGTGGCCTTCGGATACCGATTCCGATGTAAAGAGAAAGTCGCTCGCCATTGAATAAACTCCTAGTTTCAGCTTTTGGGGCGTTGCCCAAGCATAGGAGCCTTGGCGAACGCTTTAGCAGACTTGTTTTACGTCGCCCTGCAAGTTGCTCATTAACTCAGCGACAGCTCACATTCTAATGCTTTCCTTCTTTCGACTGTTGTCCGCATTGCCGATAGGCCTACTTCACAGCGTAGGGGCGGCCATGGGCTGGGTGACGTTTGCGCTGTCGCCCACCTACCGCAGGCGCTTTGTCGCCAACGCGAGGCAGGCGGGGTACGGCTTCGGCGCAGTGAGTGCCGCCGTGGGGCATGCGGGACGCATGGTGTTCGAGATGCCGCGCATCTGGCTTGGCAAGCTACCACGCTGCACGATGGTCAACGAGGAGGTCGCGCTCAAGGCCTATGCCAGGGGCAAGGGCATTCTGTTCCTCACGCCGCACATCGGGTGTTTCGAGCTGTCGGTGCAGGATGCGGCACGGCGCTGGTCGTCGCAGCATGGCGACATCACGGTGCTGTACCGTCCGGCACGTCAGGCCTGGCTTGCGCAGATCCTGGAGACGGCGCGCAACCGGCCCGGCGTACAGGCGGTTCCGACCACGCTTGCCGGCGTGCGCCAGATGATCAAGGCACTGCGCAAGGGCGCGGCGGTGGGATTGCTGCCGGACCAGGTGCCTCCGCAGGGACTGGGGGTATGGTCTCCGTTCTTTGGGCGCGATGCCTATACGATGACGCTGGCCGCACGCCTGGCTTTGCAGACCGGGGCGGCCATCATCGTGGCGCGCTGCGAACGCCTTTCCTGGGGGCGCGGCTACGTGCTGTATCTGGAAGAACTGGCGACGCCGCTGTCGCCGACATTGGAAATCGCCGTGCAGGAAATCAACGCCGCCATGGAGCGGACCATTCGTCAGTGCCCAGAGCAGTACCTGTGGGGCTACGGCCGATACAAGCAGCCGCGGGTCGAGTCACCGGCTGCAGCCGGCGAGAGCGCAGCGGAGGGGCAGGCATGAGCTTGAGCAGCCTGGGGGTGGGCATGATGCATCTGCTCGCGAAGCTGCCACTGCCGCTGCTGCGGGCGCTGGGAAAGTACGTCGGGCGGTTGTTGTTCGTGCTGGCGGGGCAGCGCCGCCGTGTCGCATTGCGCAATCTGGAACTGTGCTTTCCCGAGATGGGGGAATCCGAGCGCCGGACGCTCGCGAAGCAGACCTTCGAGGCCTTTTGCCAGACCTTCCTCGATCGCAGCTGGTTGTGGTTCGGATCCGAGGCGCTGGTGCGCAGCCGGGTGAGGCTCGAGGGCGCCATCGATGAACTGGAGGGGGATACGCCCACCATCGTCTTTGCACCGCATTTCTACAGCATGGACGCGGGGGGGCTGGCGCTGCCGCTCAACACCGAGCGCGAATTCACCTCGATCTTTGCGACCAACCCCGATCCGGTGCTGGACGCATGGTTCATGCAGGGGCGCCAGCGCTTTGGCCGTGTACGCATGCTTAACCGCGCAGACGGCGTCAAGCCCATCATCTCGTGCCTGCGCAAGGGCGGGCTGCTGTACCTGCTGCCCGACATGGACTATGGCAGGAACGATTCAGTCTTCGTCCCGTTCTTTGCCGTGCCGGATACGGCCACCATTCCGTCGCTGTCACGCTTTGCGCGCCTGGGGCGTGCCAAGGTGGTGGCGCTGTACAACGAAATGACGCCCGAGGGTTACGTGGCGCACCTCACGCCTGCTTGGGAAAACTTTCCCACCGAGGACCATGTCGCCGACACCGCGCGCATGAATCGGGAACTGCAGGCGGCGATCATGAGGATGCCGTCGCAGTACTACTGGGTGCACAAGCGGTTCAAGACACGTCCTGAAGGTCAGCCTTCGCTCTATGAGCGGAGCTGAGCGGTAGCCGCCGCTCCTCCGGGAGTGGCTCAGTCGTCCTCTGACGGGGTCTCCGCATCCTGCACGCCGCCATCGTCCGGGGCCTGTGCTCCGGGGGCGGGCTCTCCTGCCGGCGGGTGCGCCCATTGCCACAGCAATTGGGCCACCTCGTCCACTCCCTGCTTCTTGAGCGCCGAGAACAGGCGCACCTCACCGCCGCCCGCATTGAGCCGGGTGATGGACAGCGCCTTGGCCTGCTCGCTGCGGGTGAGCTTGTCGGCCTTGGTCAGGATCACCAGGAACTTCAGGCCCTGCTCGACGCGCGGGCGCACGGCCTCAAGCAGTGCCTCGTCGAGTTCGGTCAGCCCCAGGCGCGGGTCGCACAGCAGCACGATGGCGGTCAGGCTGGGGCGGCTCACCAGGTAGTTGAGCATCACGCGTTGCCAGCGCAGCTTGTCGGAGCGCGACACGGCCGCATAGCCGTAGCCGGGCAGGTCGGCCAGCACCGCGTCGGTCACGCCCTGCTTGCCGAGAGAGAAAAGGTTGATGTGCTGCGTGCGGCCGGGCTTCTTCGAGGCAAAGGCCAGCTGCTTTTGCTGCGTCAGCGTATTGATGCAGGTGGATTTGCCCGCGTTCGAGCGGCCGACGAAGGCGATTTCCGGCACCGACACGACAGGCAGCTGGTCCAGCTGCGCGGCAGTGGTGAGAAATCGTGCTGTATGCATCCATCCCATTGCCGTCTTTGCGTCGGGTACTGTGTTTGAAGCATCAGTCATAGACACTTGTTGATTTATTGACATATATCGGGTTTCCAAGGGATGGCGCAAAAAGCCCCTCATTGTAGAATGGCGGAGTTTTGCACTCATAAGAAAAGAACCCTCGATATGAAGTTGCTTGCCTCCTTGCTGATGGCCATCACGGTTGCCGGAGCTGCCGTTCCTTCGTTTGCTGCCGGTGAGCCGGCATCCAAAACTTCCAAGCCAGACCTTGCAAAGGGCGAGGCCAGTTATGCCATCTGCGTGGCCTGCCACGCCGCCGACGGTAATTCCGCGATTGCCGCCAATCCGGTCCTGGCGCAGCAGCATCCCGAGTACCTGGTCAAGCAACTCCAGGAATTCAAGTCCGGCAAGCGCAATGATCCTGTCATGAAGGGCATGGCGGCCACGCTGTCCGACGATGACATGCGCAATGTCTCGGCCTGGCTGGCCTCCAAGAAGGCCAAGCCGGGCTTCTCCAAGGACAAGGAGCTGGTTTCGCTGGGCGAGAAGATCTACCGCGGCGGCATTCAGGATCGCAATATCGCTGCCTGTGCGGCCTGCCACAGCCCCAATGGTGCCGGTATTCCTTCCCAGTATCCCCGCATCAGCGGCCAGCATGCCGACTACACAGCGAAGCAGCTGGTGGATTTCCGTGACGGAAAGCGTGGCAACAATCTTGTCATGACCCAGGAGGCCTCCAAATTGAACGATCGCGAGATCAAGGCGGTGGCCGATTACATTGCTGGCCTGCGTTAAAGTATTTCGCTCAAAGCCAGATTCTGTTCCGTGGGAGATATTGACGGAACCAACCGCCGATAATCAAACCCAATACGGGCGGGCTCATCTTCTCGAGATGGCCCGCCCTTTTCATTCTTCACGTCCCTCGATTTCATGTCCGACGCTGCTCCTGAACTTCCCGCGTCAACCAGCACCCAGAAAGGGCGCTCACTGACAGAACTGCTGGCGTCGATGCGATTTGCCATATCACTGCTCACGGTGATCTGCATTGCCTCGGTGATCGGCACCGTGCTCAAGCAGCATGAACCCGCGGTGAACTATGTGAACCAGTTCGGCCCGTTCTGGGCGGACCTGTTCCTCTCCCTCAAGCTCAATGCGGTATACAGCGCCTGGTGGTTCCTGCTGATCCTCGCGTTCCTGGTGGTGAGCACATCGCTGTGCGTTGCCAGGCACGCGCCCAAGTATCTGGCGGACATTCGCACGTACAAGGAAAACATCCGCGAAAAAAGCCTGAACGCCTTTCACCACAAGGCCAGCGCGGAGCTGACCGGCGCTCCGCAGGACGAGGCGCAGCGCCTGGGCAAGCTGCTGGTCTCCGGAGGCTGGAAAGTCAAGCTGCAGCAGCGCGACACGGCCGCAGGAGCTGGCACCGGCTGGATGCTGGCGGCGAAGGCCGGCGCGGCCAACAAGCTGGGCTATATCGCTGCCCACAGTGCCATCGTGCTGATCTGCCTGGGGGGCTTGTTCGACGGCGACCTGGTCGTCCGTGCGCAGATGCTGCTGGGCGGGAAGACACCGTACACGGGCGGTGGCCTGATCTCGGAAGTTTCGGATACGCATCGTCTCTCCGAGCGCAACCCCACGTTCCGCGGCAACCTGCTGGTGGCCGAAGGAACGCAGTCGAGCACGGCGATCCTCAACCAGTCCGACGGCATTCTCTTGCAGGAACTGCCGTTTGCGATCGAGCTCAAGAAGTTCATCGTGGACTATTACTCCACTGGCATGCCCAAGCTGTTCGCGAGCGAGATCATCATCCACGACAAGGAAACGGGCGAGAAGAAGGAAACGCGTGTCGAGGTGAATCACCCGGCCAGCTACAAGGGCGTGGAGATCTACCAGTCGAGCTTCGATGACGGAGGCTCCAAGGTGCATCTGCAGGCGCGTTCGTTCCAGCAGGGCATCAGGCCGTTCATGGTGGAGGGCGAGATCGGCGGTTCGCTGAAGTTGCCCGCCGAGGAGATCGGCGGCCAGCCGGCCACGCTCGAATTCACCGCGCTGCGCGTGCTGAACGTGGAAAATCTGAGCGGTGGCGGCGGCTCCGAAGTGGACGTGCGCAAGGTCGACCTCAAGCACTCGATCGAGTCGCGCCTGGGTGCAGGCAACAAGAGTGCGACCAAGCGCGACCTGCGCAATGTGGGCCCGAGCATCACCTACAAGCTGCGCGACGCGTCGGGCCAGGCGCGCGAGTTCGTCAACTACATGCTGCCGGTCGACACGGGGGATGGCCTGCCGGTCTTCCTGCTGGGCGTGCGCGAGACGCCCGCCGATCCATTCCGCTACCTGCGCGTGCCCGTGGACACGGAGGGCTCCATCGACGGCTTCCTGCGCCTGCGCCAGGCGTTGTCAGACCCTGCGGCGCGCGAGGCTGCTGTGAAGCGCTATACCATGCAGGCGCTGGATGACAAGCGGCCGGAACTCTCCAACCAGCTCTACCAGTCCGCGCTGCGTGCGCTGACGCTGTTTGCGGAAGGCGACTCGCGCAACGGCCAGAAACTGGTGGGCTTGCAGGCGGTATCCGATTTCATCGAGGCCAATGTGCCGGAGGCGGAACGCAGCCGTGCGGGCGAGGTGCTGGTCCGCATCCTCAACGGTGCGCTGTACGAACTGGCACAGCTTTCGCGGCACAAGGCAGGTCTGGCCCCGATGGCTCCCGATGAGAAGACACAGGCCTTCATGACCCAGGCCGTTCTGTCGCTCAGTGATGTACAGCTGTATCCTGCGCCGGTATTCTTCGAGTTGAAGAATTTCGAGCAGGTGCAGGCGAGTGTTTTCCAGGTGGCTCGCGCTCCTGGCAAGACCATCGTGTATCTGGGCTGCCTGTTCCTGATCATCGGCGTGTTCGCGATGCTGTATGTGCGCGAGCGCCGCATCTGGATCTGGTTCACACCGGCAGACCAGGGTTCGAAGGCCGTGATGGCCATGTCCACGAATCGCAAGACTCTGGACGGAGACAAAGAGTTCGAGACATTGAGCGGAAAATTATTGGGGATCGCAAGCCACCCCGGAGGTAACGCAACATGAACACCGCCACGACGACGACCACTACCATGACCCTCAATGAGGGGTTTTTCGCGCGACGCAACTGGTTCGACTGGGTGTTCGCGCTGCTTGTCGCGGCGGGAGGCATCTTCGCGCTGCAGCGCTATGGTCATGCCATGGATGTCTACGAGAAGGGCATCCTGATCGGAACCATTCCCTGCGCCATCTGGCTGGGCTGGTTCTGGCGCCCGCTCGCAACACTGATGCTGGTGGTCGCCGCGGCGGCACTGGGGGCGATCGGCCTGTATCAGAACGACGGGGCGGGCGACCTGGCGCGTGCCGACAGCGTTTTCCTGCTCAAGTACTTCATCTCCAGCCAGTCCGCGATCCTGTGGATGAGCATGCTGTTCTTCATCAGCACGGTGTTCTACTGGGTCGGCATGTTCGTGAAGGGCGAGAGCGAGACGATGATGAAGCTCGGTTCCCGCGTGGCATGGACTGCCGTCGGCATGGCGCTGATCGGCACGATGGTGCGCTGGTACGAGAGCTACCAGATCGGTCCGGACATCGGCCACATCCCGGTCAGCAACCTGTATGAAGTGTTCGTCATGTTCTGCTGGATGACGGCATTGTTCTACCTCTATTTCGAAGGCCAGTACAAGACGCGTGCGCTGGGCGGCTTCGTGATGCTGGTGGTGAGCGCCGCAGTCGGATTTCTGCTCTGGTACACCGTGGCGCGCGATGCGCAGCAGATCCAGCCTCTGGTTCCTGCGCTCAAGAGCTGGTGGATGAAGCTGCACGTGCCGGCCAACTTCGTTGGCTACGGGACCTTCGCGCTGTCGGCCATGGTGGCGTTTGCCTACCTGATCAAGCAGCAGGCCAGTGAGACGCGCTGGTACAAGTTGGCACCGCTGTGGCTGCTGGGCGTGGCGCTGTGTTTCGAGCCGCTGGCGTTCCGCCAGACGCAGCAGACGGGCAGCTCCTACTGGATGATCTATTTCGGTATTTCCGCCCTGATCGTCGCGGGCATCCTGCTGGCACGAAAGACCATCGCGGAGCGCC encodes the following:
- a CDS encoding NUDIX hydrolase — encoded protein: MSDSATPSLHPSVICTVDVVLLTLRDTRLEVLLAQRDRAPFEGAWALPGGFVHPQEDADAAASATRVLREKTGLEAPYLEQLGTYSGLARDPRGWSIAVVYCALVPLEDLEQALHRRSTTRPSVARLHDAANLGRLPFDHDAMVAGAIERVRSKSQYSSLPVHLCGAEFTLPQLQRTYEAVLGEPLNKVSFRRKMEELNVLEPVEGAMQGGAAHRPAQLYRVREAYRQRLSMLERGL
- a CDS encoding DUF1328 domain-containing protein encodes the protein MLKWAIIFAIISLIAGVFGFTGVAAGAASIAKLLFFIFLVIAVIFIVLAILGIGAVS
- the metK gene encoding methionine adenosyltransferase; translation: MASDFLFTSESVSEGHPDKVADQISDAILDAIFAQDPHSRVAAETLTNTGLVVLAGEITTGANVDYIQVARDTIKRIGYDNTEYGIDYKGCAVLVAYDKQSQDIAQGVDAASDDQLNIGAGDQGLMFGYACDETPELMPAPIYYAHRLVERQAQLRKDGRLPFLRPDAKSQVTMRYVDGKPHSIDTVVLSTQHSPDQSESATKMKASFTEAIIEEIIKPVLPKEWLQETKYLINPTGRFVVGGPQGDCGLTGRKIIVDTYGGACPHGGGAFSGKDPTKVDRSAAYAARYVAKNVVAAGLARQCQVQVAYAIGVARPMNITVYTEGTGVIPDAEIAKIVAANFDLRPRGIIEMLDLRRPIYQKTAAYGHFGREEPEFTWEKTDKVAALRAAAGL
- a CDS encoding lysophospholipid acyltransferase family protein, encoding MLSFFRLLSALPIGLLHSVGAAMGWVTFALSPTYRRRFVANARQAGYGFGAVSAAVGHAGRMVFEMPRIWLGKLPRCTMVNEEVALKAYARGKGILFLTPHIGCFELSVQDAARRWSSQHGDITVLYRPARQAWLAQILETARNRPGVQAVPTTLAGVRQMIKALRKGAAVGLLPDQVPPQGLGVWSPFFGRDAYTMTLAARLALQTGAAIIVARCERLSWGRGYVLYLEELATPLSPTLEIAVQEINAAMERTIRQCPEQYLWGYGRYKQPRVESPAAAGESAAEGQA
- a CDS encoding lysophospholipid acyltransferase family protein, which gives rise to MSLSSLGVGMMHLLAKLPLPLLRALGKYVGRLLFVLAGQRRRVALRNLELCFPEMGESERRTLAKQTFEAFCQTFLDRSWLWFGSEALVRSRVRLEGAIDELEGDTPTIVFAPHFYSMDAGGLALPLNTEREFTSIFATNPDPVLDAWFMQGRQRFGRVRMLNRADGVKPIISCLRKGGLLYLLPDMDYGRNDSVFVPFFAVPDTATIPSLSRFARLGRAKVVALYNEMTPEGYVAHLTPAWENFPTEDHVADTARMNRELQAAIMRMPSQYYWVHKRFKTRPEGQPSLYERS
- the yihA gene encoding ribosome biogenesis GTP-binding protein YihA/YsxC, which gives rise to MSINQQVSMTDASNTVPDAKTAMGWMHTARFLTTAAQLDQLPVVSVPEIAFVGRSNAGKSTCINTLTQQKQLAFASKKPGRTQHINLFSLGKQGVTDAVLADLPGYGYAAVSRSDKLRWQRVMLNYLVSRPSLTAIVLLCDPRLGLTELDEALLEAVRPRVEQGLKFLVILTKADKLTRSEQAKALSITRLNAGGGEVRLFSALKKQGVDEVAQLLWQWAHPPAGEPAPGAQAPDDGGVQDAETPSEDD
- a CDS encoding c-type cytochrome, producing MKLLASLLMAITVAGAAVPSFAAGEPASKTSKPDLAKGEASYAICVACHAADGNSAIAANPVLAQQHPEYLVKQLQEFKSGKRNDPVMKGMAATLSDDDMRNVSAWLASKKAKPGFSKDKELVSLGEKIYRGGIQDRNIAACAACHSPNGAGIPSQYPRISGQHADYTAKQLVDFRDGKRGNNLVMTQEASKLNDREIKAVADYIAGLR
- a CDS encoding cytochrome c biogenesis protein ResB; this encodes MSDAAPELPASTSTQKGRSLTELLASMRFAISLLTVICIASVIGTVLKQHEPAVNYVNQFGPFWADLFLSLKLNAVYSAWWFLLILAFLVVSTSLCVARHAPKYLADIRTYKENIREKSLNAFHHKASAELTGAPQDEAQRLGKLLVSGGWKVKLQQRDTAAGAGTGWMLAAKAGAANKLGYIAAHSAIVLICLGGLFDGDLVVRAQMLLGGKTPYTGGGLISEVSDTHRLSERNPTFRGNLLVAEGTQSSTAILNQSDGILLQELPFAIELKKFIVDYYSTGMPKLFASEIIIHDKETGEKKETRVEVNHPASYKGVEIYQSSFDDGGSKVHLQARSFQQGIRPFMVEGEIGGSLKLPAEEIGGQPATLEFTALRVLNVENLSGGGGSEVDVRKVDLKHSIESRLGAGNKSATKRDLRNVGPSITYKLRDASGQAREFVNYMLPVDTGDGLPVFLLGVRETPADPFRYLRVPVDTEGSIDGFLRLRQALSDPAAREAAVKRYTMQALDDKRPELSNQLYQSALRALTLFAEGDSRNGQKLVGLQAVSDFIEANVPEAERSRAGEVLVRILNGALYELAQLSRHKAGLAPMAPDEKTQAFMTQAVLSLSDVQLYPAPVFFELKNFEQVQASVFQVARAPGKTIVYLGCLFLIIGVFAMLYVRERRIWIWFTPADQGSKAVMAMSTNRKTLDGDKEFETLSGKLLGIASHPGGNAT
- the ccsB gene encoding c-type cytochrome biogenesis protein CcsB; the encoded protein is MNTATTTTTTMTLNEGFFARRNWFDWVFALLVAAGGIFALQRYGHAMDVYEKGILIGTIPCAIWLGWFWRPLATLMLVVAAAALGAIGLYQNDGAGDLARADSVFLLKYFISSQSAILWMSMLFFISTVFYWVGMFVKGESETMMKLGSRVAWTAVGMALIGTMVRWYESYQIGPDIGHIPVSNLYEVFVMFCWMTALFYLYFEGQYKTRALGGFVMLVVSAAVGFLLWYTVARDAQQIQPLVPALKSWWMKLHVPANFVGYGTFALSAMVAFAYLIKQQASETRWYKLAPLWLLGVALCFEPLAFRQTQQTGSSYWMIYFGISALIVAGILLARKTIAERLPALEVLDDVMYKAIAVGFAFFTIATVLGALWAAEAWGGYWSWDPKETWALIVWLNYAAWLHMRLMKGLRGTMSAWWALVGLAVTTFAFLGVNMFLSGLHSYGEL